In Halomonas alkalicola, the following proteins share a genomic window:
- a CDS encoding acyltransferase, which produces MPTLKGLVSLVLLTLNTLFWGVPLILLTLLKLVTPGRALRRRVLGGLNAVALNWIGVNLWWMRHWLKPRFEIEVPEGLRRDQWWLVISNHRSWTDIFVLFFALHRRIPMPRFFLKRQLIWIPIVGLAWWALEYPFMRRMSAEQRARHPHLARRDQEATERMCHRAREAPIAIFNFLEGTRFTLAKREAQGAPFRHLLSPRAGGIAQVINLLGDRLEGILDVTLSYDNPDPTFWGFLCGQEQRVVLKARVLPVPAWMLEGDYQDDPDLKERFHSWLNALWQEKDDSLSR; this is translated from the coding sequence ATGCCGACCCTCAAGGGTCTCGTCAGCCTTGTTCTGCTCACCCTCAACACCCTGTTCTGGGGCGTTCCGCTGATCCTGCTCACCCTGCTCAAGCTGGTGACGCCCGGCCGCGCCCTGCGCCGCCGCGTCCTGGGTGGGCTCAACGCCGTGGCCCTCAACTGGATCGGCGTCAACCTGTGGTGGATGCGCCACTGGCTCAAGCCACGCTTCGAGATCGAGGTCCCCGAAGGGCTGCGTCGCGATCAATGGTGGCTGGTGATCTCCAACCACCGCAGCTGGACCGACATCTTCGTGCTGTTCTTCGCCCTGCACCGCCGCATCCCCATGCCGCGCTTCTTCCTCAAGCGCCAGCTGATCTGGATCCCCATCGTGGGGCTGGCCTGGTGGGCCCTGGAGTATCCCTTCATGCGACGCATGAGCGCCGAGCAGCGGGCCCGCCACCCCCACCTGGCGCGCCGCGACCAGGAGGCCACCGAGCGGATGTGCCACCGCGCCCGAGAGGCGCCCATCGCCATCTTCAACTTCCTCGAGGGCACCCGCTTCACGCTGGCCAAGCGCGAGGCCCAGGGCGCCCCCTTCCGCCATCTGCTGAGCCCCAGGGCCGGCGGCATCGCCCAGGTGATCAACCTGCTCGGCGACCGGCTGGAAGGGATCCTCGACGTGACCCTGAGCTATGACAACCCCGACCCCACCTTCTGGGGCTTCCTGTGCGGGCAGGAGCAGCGCGTGGTACTGAAGGCACGCGTCCTCCCGGTACCAGCCTGGATGCTCGAGGGGGACTATCAGGACGACCCCGACCTCAAGGAGCGCTTCCACTCATGGCTCAACGCCCTGTGGCAGGAAAAGGACGACTCGCTCTCGCGCTGA
- the hybE gene encoding [NiFe]-hydrogenase assembly chaperone HybE → MHALTAEQYARLRQLAEAWTHAHLRDAKASPTFNPRLAADALCFQRHTDPELGEQLVGALVTPVSLWLVMVPAADSAEMPEAGGRHWLALPSGEYPLETVALGESAWCRRLVLLDDLADVASRPAASRLAQQLMERVMADGSPGDGSA, encoded by the coding sequence ATGCATGCCCTGACCGCCGAGCAGTATGCCCGCCTGCGCCAGCTGGCCGAGGCCTGGACCCATGCGCACCTGCGCGACGCCAAGGCGTCGCCGACCTTCAACCCCCGGCTGGCCGCCGATGCCCTCTGTTTCCAGCGCCACACCGACCCCGAGCTCGGCGAGCAGCTGGTGGGGGCCCTGGTCACCCCGGTGTCGCTGTGGCTGGTGATGGTGCCCGCGGCCGACAGCGCCGAGATGCCCGAGGCGGGCGGCCGCCACTGGCTGGCGCTGCCCTCGGGGGAGTACCCGCTGGAGACCGTCGCCCTGGGGGAGTCGGCCTGGTGTCGTCGCCTGGTGCTGCTCGACGATCTCGCCGACGTGGCCAGCCGACCGGCCGCGAGCCGGCTGGCTCAGCAGCTGATGGAGCGGGTGATGGCCGATGGCTCGCCCGGCGATGGTAGCGCCTGA
- a CDS encoding ATP-binding protein, translating to MTTTQPLPLSTPSRNLVRLTIVRGITWTGFLIGVIVGVELLGFELQVKAVIGVILAMALINLATWWRLGRHRAVSHGEYLTHLLADVAGLTLLFYFTGGSSNPFITYYLVPVTIAAATLPWRFAWIIATTALLAYSLLMVQYHPVPQLAHGSHADHGISLHVLGMWLNFALSAGLVTFFIYKMAHALRSREQALSRTREAALRNEQVLAVATQAAGTAHELGTPLSTMAVLLTEMRDEARDNPALVKDIELLRQQVDTCKSRLRQLVENADRRRMGEPQVRDAEMWLAAVVQRWLVLRPDVSHRMAVAERRGRPWISVDTTLEQALTNLLDNAADANPDDILISLDWNTQEVVIDIRDHGPGVALAIADQLGETFISTKSKGLGIGLFLTHATINRLGGGVSLYNHPEGGTLTEVVLPRSEPAS from the coding sequence ATGACCACCACCCAGCCACTGCCTCTCTCCACCCCCAGTCGCAACCTGGTGCGCCTGACCATCGTGCGCGGGATCACCTGGACAGGTTTCCTGATCGGGGTGATCGTCGGCGTCGAGCTGCTCGGCTTCGAGCTCCAGGTCAAGGCGGTGATCGGGGTGATACTGGCGATGGCGCTGATCAATCTGGCCACCTGGTGGCGCCTGGGTCGTCACCGCGCCGTCTCCCACGGCGAGTACCTGACCCACCTGCTGGCCGATGTGGCGGGTCTCACCCTGCTGTTCTACTTCACCGGCGGCTCCAGCAACCCCTTCATCACCTACTATCTGGTGCCGGTGACCATCGCCGCCGCCACCCTGCCCTGGCGCTTCGCCTGGATCATCGCCACCACCGCCCTGCTGGCCTACTCGCTGCTGATGGTGCAGTACCACCCGGTGCCCCAGCTGGCCCACGGCAGCCATGCCGATCACGGCATCAGCCTTCACGTGCTGGGGATGTGGCTCAACTTCGCCCTGTCGGCGGGGCTGGTGACCTTCTTCATCTACAAGATGGCCCATGCGCTGCGCAGCCGGGAGCAGGCGCTGTCGCGCACCCGGGAAGCCGCGCTGCGCAACGAGCAGGTGCTGGCCGTCGCCACCCAGGCGGCGGGCACCGCCCACGAGCTGGGGACCCCGCTCTCCACCATGGCGGTCCTGCTCACGGAGATGCGCGATGAGGCCCGCGACAACCCCGCACTGGTCAAGGACATCGAGCTGCTGCGCCAACAGGTGGACACCTGCAAGTCGCGGCTGCGCCAGCTGGTGGAGAACGCCGACCGGCGGCGCATGGGGGAGCCCCAGGTGCGCGACGCCGAGATGTGGCTGGCCGCCGTGGTACAGCGCTGGCTGGTACTGCGCCCCGATGTCAGCCACCGCATGGCGGTGGCGGAGCGCCGGGGGCGCCCCTGGATCTCGGTGGACACCACCCTGGAGCAGGCGCTGACCAACCTGCTCGACAACGCAGCCGATGCCAACCCGGACGACATCCTGATCAGCCTCGACTGGAACACCCAGGAGGTGGTGATCGACATCCGCGACCATGGCCCCGGCGTGGCGCTCGCCATCGCCGACCAGCTGGGCGAGACCTTCATCTCCACCAAGAGCAAGGGGCTCGGGATCGGGCTGTTCCTGACCCACGCCACCATCAACCGTCTCGGCGGCGGCGTGAGCCTGTACAATCATCCCGAAGGCGGCACCCTGACCGAAGTGGTGCTGCCGCGCAGCGAACCGGCCAGCTGA
- a CDS encoding LysM peptidoglycan-binding domain-containing protein, producing the protein MAQRPVAGKGRLALALMLAALLLGGCASRPDAPDSARTNATAESGGWVVVQRGDTLGEIARRGQVPLERLQRFNPDVDPRRLAVGQRLLMPTQQERAPSGGPYRYQVRPGDTYSSIARRFGTRASRIQAANPGVQPTALRVGQLIQVPLAGGASAGASRPAQAGSSGSGGAAAPARASLPDPGNLPSSARNWPWPLEDYRIVRAFGADSRGTLQPMLLATGRGARARAVADGEVRFADSMRQLGQVVIVHHADNLQSVYALCETTLVANGARVSRGDPLCEVGYSSTSERHDLLFDLRHGGKPIDPRRVLR; encoded by the coding sequence ATGGCTCAACGCCCTGTGGCAGGAAAAGGACGACTCGCTCTCGCGCTGATGCTGGCGGCGCTGCTGCTGGGAGGCTGCGCCTCGCGGCCCGACGCCCCCGACAGCGCCCGCACCAACGCCACCGCCGAGAGCGGCGGCTGGGTGGTGGTGCAGCGCGGCGATACCCTGGGTGAGATCGCGCGACGCGGTCAGGTGCCCCTCGAACGCCTGCAGCGCTTCAACCCCGACGTGGACCCGCGGCGCCTCGCCGTGGGCCAGCGCCTGCTGATGCCCACCCAGCAGGAGCGTGCCCCCTCCGGCGGCCCCTATCGCTACCAGGTGCGGCCCGGCGATACCTACTCGAGCATCGCGCGCCGCTTCGGCACCCGTGCGTCGCGCATCCAGGCCGCCAACCCCGGGGTCCAGCCCACCGCCCTGAGGGTCGGCCAGCTCATCCAGGTCCCCCTCGCCGGCGGCGCCTCGGCCGGTGCCTCTCGCCCGGCGCAAGCCGGCTCGAGCGGGTCGGGGGGCGCCGCCGCCCCGGCGCGAGCCAGCCTCCCCGACCCCGGCAACCTGCCGAGTTCGGCCCGCAACTGGCCCTGGCCCCTGGAGGACTACCGCATCGTGCGTGCCTTCGGTGCCGACAGCCGCGGGACCCTGCAGCCGATGCTGCTGGCCACCGGCCGCGGCGCCCGGGCCCGCGCAGTAGCCGATGGCGAGGTGCGCTTCGCCGACAGCATGCGCCAGCTGGGGCAGGTGGTCATCGTCCACCACGCCGACAACCTGCAGAGCGTCTACGCCCTGTGCGAGACCACCCTGGTCGCCAACGGCGCCCGGGTCAGCCGCGGCGACCCGCTCTGCGAGGTGGGCTACAGCAGCACCAGCGAGCGCCATGACCTGCTGTTCGACCTGCGCCACGGCGGCAAGCCGATCGATCCGCGCCGCGTACTGCGCTGA
- a CDS encoding response regulator transcription factor: protein MQEPTTAERLLIIDDDEMFCHVLDRAMRRRGFEVVVAHDAEQALALAHQQRPTLATLDLKLEHDSGLKLLPELLEVVPECRVVVLTGYSSIATAVEAIKLGAVNYLCKPADADEVLAAFGREGGDPETEVAEQPPSINRLAWEHIQKVLQEHDGNISATARALGMHRRTLQRKLQKRPVRR from the coding sequence ATGCAAGAGCCAACCACAGCCGAACGGCTGCTGATCATCGACGACGACGAGATGTTCTGCCACGTGCTGGACCGCGCCATGCGCCGCCGCGGCTTCGAGGTCGTGGTGGCCCACGACGCCGAGCAGGCGCTGGCCCTGGCGCATCAGCAGCGCCCGACGCTGGCCACCCTCGACCTGAAGCTCGAGCATGACTCGGGGCTGAAGCTGCTGCCGGAGCTGCTCGAGGTGGTACCCGAGTGCCGCGTCGTGGTGCTCACCGGCTATTCCAGCATCGCCACCGCCGTGGAGGCGATCAAGCTGGGAGCGGTCAACTATCTCTGCAAGCCGGCGGATGCCGACGAGGTACTGGCGGCCTTCGGACGGGAGGGCGGCGACCCGGAGACGGAAGTGGCCGAGCAGCCGCCTTCCATCAACCGCCTGGCGTGGGAGCATATCCAGAAGGTGCTGCAGGAGCACGATGGCAACATCTCCGCCACCGCCCGCGCCCTGGGGATGCACCGACGCACCCTGCAGCGCAAGCTGCAGAAGCGGCCGGTGAGGCGATAA
- a CDS encoding GrxA family glutaredoxin — protein sequence MFVVIFGRPGCPFCVFANELATRLQGAGAIEGFRYVDIQAEGITKADLEKTIGKPVHTVPQIFIDETPIGGYTEFEQYVREHRLLEPARSV from the coding sequence ATGTTCGTCGTCATCTTCGGCCGCCCCGGCTGCCCCTTCTGCGTCTTCGCCAACGAGCTGGCCACCCGGTTGCAGGGCGCCGGCGCCATCGAGGGCTTCCGCTACGTGGACATCCAGGCGGAGGGCATCACCAAGGCCGATCTGGAGAAGACCATCGGCAAGCCGGTGCATACCGTGCCGCAGATCTTCATCGACGAGACCCCGATCGGCGGCTACACCGAGTTCGAGCAGTATGTGCGCGAGCATCGCCTGCTGGAGCCGGCCCGCAGCGTCTGA
- a CDS encoding LysR family transcriptional regulator: MTVKQLRAFLAVAQSLSFTQACERLHLSQPALSLAIKGLEESLGGRLLIRTTRSVRLTPEGESFVPLAKRLLAEWDNTEELMRQRFTLQLGRLAVATMPSFASNLLPPALMAFRSRHPRINVTVHDVINEQVIDMVRDRQVELGIAFEPEAVGSLAFTPLFVDRFVAVVPPRSLLAHHDRLSWETLLTHDFIALQRPSMVRRLLEQQLGERGIRLPSAFESHQLATVGRMVASGLGVSAVPSLCARQMEELGARCLPLDDPAIEHAVGMLTHGELSAAALALRQVLVETLGRAEPVAE, from the coding sequence ATGACCGTCAAGCAGCTTCGCGCCTTCCTCGCCGTGGCCCAGTCCCTGAGCTTCACCCAGGCCTGCGAACGGCTGCATCTCTCCCAGCCGGCCCTGAGCCTGGCCATCAAGGGGCTCGAGGAAAGCCTCGGCGGACGGCTGCTGATCCGTACCACCCGCAGCGTGCGCCTCACCCCGGAGGGCGAGTCCTTCGTCCCGCTGGCCAAGCGGCTGCTCGCGGAGTGGGACAACACCGAGGAGCTGATGCGCCAGCGCTTCACCCTCCAGCTGGGTCGCCTGGCGGTGGCCACCATGCCGTCCTTCGCCAGCAACCTGCTGCCGCCGGCGCTGATGGCCTTTCGCAGTCGCCATCCGCGCATCAACGTCACGGTTCACGACGTGATCAACGAGCAGGTCATCGACATGGTGCGCGACCGCCAGGTGGAGCTGGGCATCGCCTTCGAGCCCGAGGCGGTGGGCAGCCTGGCCTTCACCCCGCTGTTCGTCGACCGCTTCGTGGCCGTGGTGCCGCCCCGCTCGCTGCTGGCCCATCACGACAGGCTCAGCTGGGAGACCCTCTTGACCCATGACTTCATCGCCCTGCAGCGCCCCTCCATGGTGCGGCGGCTGCTCGAGCAGCAACTCGGCGAACGCGGCATCCGCCTGCCGTCCGCCTTCGAGAGCCACCAGCTGGCCACCGTGGGGCGCATGGTGGCCAGCGGCCTGGGCGTCAGCGCGGTGCCCTCGCTGTGCGCCCGGCAGATGGAGGAGCTCGGCGCCCGCTGCCTGCCGCTGGACGACCCGGCCATCGAGCACGCCGTCGGCATGCTCACCCACGGCGAGCTCTCCGCCGCCGCGCTCGCGCTTCGCCAGGTGCTGGTGGAGACCCTCGGCCGAGCCGAGCCGGTGGCCGAGTGA
- a CDS encoding DUF1338 domain-containing protein codes for MQREEFVQQLWLDYIHQHPEVGALRLWPVDAPAEYLALLTLNHGPWSMDALMPSLAHLGYRPGHRHAMADRGLLVTLLSPPDDGPWLVLAELQLGTLSREPRQRLESLMAQAPVADQRGQNLLCRGRPWPMPDWDTYQRLCEAHPLAGLLAVNGPRLHHAGFDCQRLGDSLEYFDARLGESGFSGSSDRHHGIFPVSGLLDYRFYPACSQRLPFAEGDEHRIESGGLALVQKSVSANQERAVELLLPHHTRCEIA; via the coding sequence ATGCAGAGGGAAGAGTTCGTCCAGCAGCTGTGGCTGGACTATATTCATCAGCACCCGGAAGTGGGCGCCCTGCGGTTATGGCCGGTGGACGCCCCCGCGGAATATCTCGCGCTGCTGACACTTAACCATGGGCCCTGGAGCATGGATGCCCTGATGCCCAGCCTGGCGCATCTGGGCTATCGCCCCGGGCACCGCCACGCCATGGCCGACCGCGGGCTGCTGGTGACCCTGCTCTCCCCGCCGGACGATGGCCCCTGGCTGGTACTGGCCGAGCTGCAGCTGGGCACCCTCTCCCGGGAACCGCGCCAGCGGCTCGAATCCCTGATGGCCCAGGCCCCGGTGGCCGATCAGCGCGGTCAGAACCTGCTGTGCCGCGGACGCCCCTGGCCAATGCCGGACTGGGACACCTACCAGAGGCTGTGCGAGGCCCACCCCCTGGCCGGCCTGCTGGCCGTCAACGGCCCCCGCCTCCACCATGCCGGCTTCGACTGCCAGCGCCTCGGGGACTCCCTCGAGTATTTCGATGCGCGGCTCGGCGAGAGCGGCTTCAGCGGCAGCAGCGACCGCCACCACGGCATCTTCCCGGTCTCCGGGCTGCTCGACTACCGCTTCTACCCGGCCTGCTCCCAGCGCCTGCCCTTTGCCGAGGGCGACGAGCACCGCATCGAGAGCGGCGGGCTCGCCCTGGTGCAGAAATCGGTCAGCGCCAACCAGGAGCGCGCCGTGGAGCTGCTGCTGCCCCACCATACCCGCTGCGAGATCGCCTGA
- a CDS encoding glycosyltransferase family 4 protein has translation MRICLVSETWAPEINGVAHTLGHLSREAIARGHRLQLVRPRPASPAPRSEGMEAELRVRGVSLPGYREVRLGLPAARCLTQFWREQRPDVVYLATQGPLGWSAQGVARRLAIPSVAGWHTNFDHYCHDYGVPWLSGPVRRRLRTFHNRSQATLVPTRSQAEALTADGFREVRVMARGIDGERFSPAHRDPALRARWGAGEHTPVILHVGRLAPEKNLALLRESCVAIGEARPDARIVIVGDGPGRKALAASLPHAHFTGFIPADDLARHYASADLFLFPSLSETWGNVLLEAMASGLATVAFRHAAGAELIDHDLNGLAPAVEDVAGFREAAVTLCQQPARRARLGRNARERALAYAWPAIADAFLAVLDHARETPHGHSRPRPA, from the coding sequence ATGCGTATCTGTCTGGTCAGCGAAACCTGGGCGCCGGAGATCAACGGCGTCGCCCATACCCTGGGTCACCTGAGCCGGGAAGCCATCGCACGCGGCCATCGCCTGCAGCTGGTGCGTCCGCGACCGGCCTCACCGGCGCCACGCAGCGAGGGCATGGAGGCCGAGCTTCGGGTGCGCGGCGTCTCGCTGCCGGGCTACCGGGAGGTCCGCCTGGGGCTGCCCGCCGCCCGCTGCCTCACCCAGTTCTGGCGTGAACAGCGCCCCGACGTGGTCTACCTCGCCACCCAGGGCCCGCTGGGCTGGTCGGCGCAGGGTGTCGCGCGGCGCCTGGCCATCCCAAGCGTCGCCGGCTGGCACACCAACTTCGACCACTACTGCCATGACTATGGCGTTCCCTGGCTGAGCGGCCCGGTGCGCCGCCGCCTGCGCACCTTCCACAACCGCAGCCAGGCCACCCTGGTGCCGACCCGCAGTCAGGCCGAGGCGCTCACGGCCGATGGCTTCCGGGAGGTGCGGGTCATGGCACGCGGCATCGACGGGGAGCGCTTCTCCCCGGCCCACCGCGACCCCGCCCTGCGCGCCCGCTGGGGGGCCGGCGAACACACCCCGGTCATCCTCCACGTGGGACGCCTGGCCCCGGAGAAGAACCTGGCGCTGCTGCGGGAGAGCTGCGTGGCCATCGGCGAGGCCCGCCCCGATGCGCGCATCGTTATCGTCGGCGACGGCCCGGGACGCAAGGCCCTGGCGGCCTCGCTGCCCCATGCCCACTTCACCGGCTTCATCCCCGCCGACGACCTGGCGCGCCACTATGCCAGCGCCGACCTCTTCCTGTTCCCCTCGCTCTCGGAGACCTGGGGCAACGTGCTGCTCGAGGCGATGGCCAGCGGCCTGGCCACGGTGGCCTTTCGGCATGCCGCCGGCGCCGAGCTGATCGACCACGACCTCAACGGCTTGGCGCCGGCAGTGGAGGACGTCGCCGGCTTCCGGGAGGCCGCCGTTACCCTCTGCCAGCAGCCGGCCCGACGGGCCCGCCTGGGGCGAAATGCCCGTGAGCGGGCGCTGGCCTACGCCTGGCCGGCGATCGCCGACGCCTTCCTCGCTGTTCTCGACCACGCCCGGGAGACTCCCCATGGACACTCGCGCCCCCGCCCTGCTTGA
- a CDS encoding 3-hydroxybutyrate dehydrogenase, whose product MSGTAPITPRVALVTGTSSGIGEAVVRHFCAQGHQVLAVDFNPAGAEVAEQAGAVFFQADLTDGEACKAAVAEAIRRFGRVDILVNNAGIQHVAPIEAFSEEKWRQIIDLMLTAPFLLTQAVWPSMRENGWGRVINIASVHAQVASPGKSAYISAKHGMIGLTKTAALEGGAQGITANAICPAYVKTPLVDNQIADQAKLHGMEEQQVIEQIMLKNAAVKRLIEPAEVAELVAYLASDAAGAVTGSSWNIDLGWTAQ is encoded by the coding sequence ATGTCAGGAACCGCCCCCATTACTCCCCGCGTTGCCCTGGTGACCGGCACCTCGAGCGGCATCGGTGAAGCCGTGGTACGCCACTTCTGCGCGCAGGGCCACCAGGTGCTGGCCGTGGACTTCAACCCGGCCGGTGCCGAGGTCGCCGAGCAGGCCGGCGCCGTCTTCTTCCAGGCCGACCTGACCGATGGCGAGGCCTGCAAGGCGGCAGTGGCGGAGGCCATCCGCCGCTTCGGGCGGGTGGACATCCTGGTCAACAATGCCGGGATCCAGCATGTCGCCCCCATCGAGGCGTTTTCGGAGGAGAAGTGGCGCCAGATCATCGACCTGATGCTGACGGCGCCCTTCCTGCTGACCCAGGCCGTCTGGCCCTCCATGCGCGAGAATGGCTGGGGTAGGGTGATCAACATCGCCTCGGTGCATGCCCAGGTGGCCTCGCCCGGCAAGTCCGCCTACATCAGCGCCAAGCACGGCATGATCGGCCTGACCAAGACCGCGGCGCTCGAGGGCGGGGCCCAGGGCATCACTGCCAACGCCATCTGTCCGGCCTATGTGAAGACTCCGCTGGTGGACAATCAGATCGCCGACCAGGCGAAGCTACACGGCATGGAGGAGCAGCAGGTGATCGAGCAGATCATGCTCAAGAACGCCGCCGTGAAGCGTCTGATCGAGCCCGCCGAGGTGGCCGAGCTGGTCGCCTACCTGGCCTCGGATGCCGCTGGTGCGGTCACCGGCTCGAGCTGGAACATCGACCTGGGCTGGACGGCGCAGTAA
- a CDS encoding CoA transferase subunit B: MALTREQMAMRVARELEDGFYVNLGIGIPTLVANYVPDGIDVMLQSENGLLGMGRFPTEEEVDADMINAGKQTVTARPGAAIFDSAESFAMIRGGHVDLTVLGAFEVDQEGNIASWMVPGKLIKGMGGAMDLVAGAENIICTMTHASKHGESKLLEKCSLPLTGAGCINRVLTDLAYLEIKDGAFHLKERAPGVSVEEIVEKTAGKLIVPDHVPEMTFD; the protein is encoded by the coding sequence ATGGCACTTACTCGCGAACAGATGGCAATGCGCGTGGCGCGCGAACTCGAGGACGGCTTCTACGTCAACCTGGGCATCGGCATCCCGACCCTGGTGGCCAACTACGTGCCGGACGGCATCGACGTGATGCTGCAGTCCGAGAACGGCCTACTCGGCATGGGTCGCTTCCCCACCGAGGAGGAGGTCGACGCGGACATGATCAACGCCGGCAAGCAGACGGTGACCGCCCGCCCTGGCGCGGCGATCTTCGACTCCGCGGAGTCCTTCGCCATGATCCGCGGCGGCCACGTGGACCTGACCGTGCTCGGCGCCTTCGAGGTGGATCAGGAGGGCAATATCGCCTCCTGGATGGTCCCGGGCAAGCTGATCAAGGGCATGGGCGGTGCCATGGACCTGGTGGCCGGTGCCGAGAACATCATCTGCACCATGACCCACGCCTCCAAGCACGGCGAGTCCAAGCTGCTCGAGAAGTGCAGCCTGCCGCTGACCGGCGCGGGCTGCATCAACCGGGTGCTGACCGACCTGGCCTATCTGGAGATCAAGGACGGCGCCTTCCACCTCAAGGAGCGCGCCCCGGGCGTCTCCGTGGAGGAGATCGTCGAGAAGACCGCCGGCAAGCTGATCGTTCCGGATCACGTGCCGGAGATGACCTTCGACTAA
- a CDS encoding inositol monophosphatase family protein, with amino-acid sequence MTDAERLALAVEIAREAGQMIREAREQQSFGHRYKQGHELVTDVDVAVDTHITARLEASFPGEARLSEELAPEREVLGSPAPLWVVDPIDGTVNFAHGLHHVAVSIAWAVAGRVRLGVVHAPFLGETFTALDGQGAHCNGRPIQASRTGSLERCLVGTGFPYRRDSRPPLMRRLTAVLERCQDVRRNGSAALDLCDVACGRLDAYYESVSPWDFAAGWLIAREAGARTGHLYPRPEGFPEDLYGENLLVASPAIHRELGELLRRADSGEGIPR; translated from the coding sequence ATGACCGATGCCGAACGCCTGGCCCTGGCCGTCGAAATCGCCCGGGAGGCCGGCCAGATGATCCGCGAGGCGCGGGAGCAGCAGAGCTTCGGCCACCGCTACAAGCAGGGGCACGAGCTGGTCACCGATGTGGATGTGGCCGTCGACACCCATATCACCGCGCGGCTCGAAGCGAGCTTTCCCGGCGAGGCGCGGCTCAGCGAGGAGCTCGCCCCGGAGCGCGAGGTGCTTGGCAGCCCGGCGCCGCTGTGGGTGGTGGACCCCATCGACGGTACCGTCAACTTCGCCCACGGCCTCCACCACGTCGCGGTCTCCATCGCCTGGGCCGTGGCGGGCCGCGTGCGCCTCGGGGTAGTCCACGCCCCCTTCCTCGGCGAGACCTTCACGGCGCTCGACGGCCAGGGTGCCCACTGCAACGGGCGGCCCATCCAGGCAAGCCGCACCGGCAGCCTCGAGCGCTGCCTGGTGGGCACCGGCTTCCCCTACCGCCGCGACAGCCGCCCGCCGCTGATGCGCCGCCTGACGGCGGTCCTCGAGCGCTGCCAGGACGTGCGCCGCAACGGTTCCGCCGCGCTGGACCTCTGCGACGTGGCCTGTGGCCGGCTCGATGCCTACTACGAGAGCGTCTCACCCTGGGACTTCGCCGCGGGCTGGCTGATCGCCCGGGAGGCCGGCGCACGCACCGGGCACCTCTACCCCCGCCCCGAAGGTTTCCCCGAGGATCTCTACGGCGAGAACCTGCTGGTGGCGAGCCCCGCCATCCACCGAGAGCTGGGCGAGCTGCTGCGCCGCGCCGACAGCGGCGAGGGCATCCCGCGCTGA
- a CDS encoding CoA transferase subunit A, giving the protein MAGFDKRVNSYEEAMAGIESGMTVVAGGVGLCGIPENLIAEIKRLGVKDLTVISNNCGVDGFGLGILLEDKQISRIYASYVGENAMFEQQMLNDEIEVILTPQGTLAEKMRAGGAGIPAFYTATGYGTPIGEGKEVREFNGRHYILEEAFHADFAIVKGWKADRYGNVVYRDTAQNFNPLAATCGKITVVEVEEIVEPGELKPDQIHTPGIYVDRIIQGSFEKRIEKRTVREA; this is encoded by the coding sequence ATGGCCGGATTCGACAAGCGCGTTAACTCCTACGAAGAGGCGATGGCAGGCATCGAGAGCGGCATGACCGTCGTTGCCGGCGGCGTCGGTCTCTGCGGCATCCCCGAGAACCTGATCGCCGAGATCAAGCGCCTGGGCGTCAAGGACCTCACCGTGATCTCCAACAATTGCGGCGTCGACGGCTTCGGCCTCGGCATCCTGCTGGAGGACAAGCAGATCAGCCGGATCTACGCCTCCTACGTGGGCGAGAACGCCATGTTCGAGCAGCAGATGCTCAACGACGAGATCGAGGTGATCCTGACGCCCCAGGGCACCCTGGCCGAGAAGATGCGGGCCGGGGGCGCGGGCATCCCCGCCTTCTACACCGCCACCGGCTACGGCACCCCGATCGGCGAGGGCAAGGAGGTGCGCGAGTTCAACGGCCGTCACTATATCCTCGAGGAGGCGTTCCACGCCGACTTCGCCATCGTCAAGGGCTGGAAGGCCGATCGCTACGGCAACGTGGTCTATCGCGACACCGCCCAGAACTTCAACCCGCTGGCCGCCACCTGCGGCAAGATCACCGTGGTGGAAGTGGAGGAGATCGTCGAGCCGGGCGAGCTCAAGCCGGACCAGATCCACACCCCGGGCATCTATGTCGATCGCATCATCCAGGGCAGCTTCGAGAAGCGCATCGAGAAGCGCACCGTCCGCGAGGCCTGA